In Devosia sp. XK-2, one DNA window encodes the following:
- the tkt gene encoding transketolase encodes MTNTAQQNDLANAIRSLSMDAVEKANSGHPGLPMGCADIATVLFTKIMKFDPADPHWADRDRFILSAGHGSMLLYSSLYLLGYADMTIDQVKNFRQLGSKTAGHPEFGHATGIETTTGPLGQGLANSVGFAVAEAKLAAEFGSDLVDHHTYVLAGDGCLMEGISQEAISLAGHLKLNKLILIWDNNNITIDGKVSNADSTDQIARFKAVGWNTIEIDGHDQAAIEKALLEAKASTDKPTLIAAKTTIGFGAPKKAGTEKVHGAPLGAEELAGAKAALGIDYPPFEIPATILDAWRAAGKRSQNLRGEWESRLNASDKKAEFSRRMMGKLPTEFASAMTAYKKKLAEDKPKVASRKASQMALEIINKAVPETLAGSADLTHSNLTNTPETLPFQADNRLGRYMMYGIREHEMGAAMNGVALHGGLIPYGGTFMVFTDYARPAIRLSALMEQRVIYVMTHDSIGLGEDGPTHQPVEHLSALRAIPNLLVFRPADAMETAECWELAMESKKHPSILALSRQNLPAVRTEYSAENKSAKGAYTLVGPVDADAVIFATGSEVAIAVEAQKELTEKGISARVVSVPSMELFAKQSDAYKAEVLGSAKARVAVEAGIEMSWNKLLGDKGRFVGMHSFGASGPIDALYAHFGITSKAVVEAVTAQL; translated from the coding sequence ATGACGAACACAGCCCAGCAGAACGATTTGGCCAATGCGATCCGGTCGCTCAGCATGGACGCGGTCGAAAAAGCCAATTCCGGCCACCCCGGCCTGCCCATGGGCTGCGCCGACATCGCCACAGTGCTGTTCACCAAGATCATGAAGTTCGACCCCGCCGATCCCCATTGGGCTGATCGCGACCGCTTCATCCTTTCGGCCGGCCACGGCTCGATGCTGCTCTATTCTTCGCTCTACCTGCTCGGCTATGCCGATATGACCATCGACCAGGTCAAGAATTTCCGCCAGCTCGGTTCCAAGACCGCTGGTCACCCCGAATTCGGCCATGCCACGGGCATTGAAACCACCACCGGCCCGCTCGGCCAGGGTCTGGCCAATTCGGTCGGCTTTGCTGTCGCCGAAGCCAAGCTCGCTGCTGAATTCGGGTCCGACCTTGTCGATCACCACACCTATGTGCTGGCCGGTGACGGCTGCCTGATGGAAGGCATTTCCCAAGAAGCGATCTCGCTCGCTGGCCACCTCAAGCTCAACAAGCTGATCCTGATCTGGGACAACAACAATATCACTATCGACGGCAAGGTCTCCAACGCCGACTCGACCGACCAGATCGCCCGCTTCAAGGCCGTTGGCTGGAACACGATCGAGATCGATGGCCACGACCAGGCCGCAATCGAAAAAGCCCTGCTTGAAGCCAAGGCCTCGACCGATAAGCCGACCCTGATTGCTGCCAAAACCACCATTGGCTTTGGCGCGCCCAAAAAGGCCGGCACCGAAAAAGTCCATGGCGCTCCGCTCGGCGCCGAGGAACTGGCTGGCGCCAAGGCCGCTCTGGGCATCGACTATCCGCCCTTTGAAATCCCCGCCACCATCCTCGATGCCTGGCGCGCCGCCGGCAAGCGCAGCCAGAACCTGCGCGGCGAATGGGAATCGCGTCTCAATGCCTCGGACAAGAAGGCCGAATTCAGCCGCCGCATGATGGGCAAGCTCCCCACCGAATTTGCCTCTGCCATGACCGCCTATAAAAAGAAGCTGGCCGAGGACAAGCCCAAGGTCGCCAGCCGCAAGGCCTCGCAGATGGCGCTCGAGATCATCAACAAGGCCGTGCCCGAAACGCTGGCCGGTTCTGCCGACCTCACCCATTCCAATCTCACCAATACCCCCGAGACCCTGCCCTTCCAGGCCGATAATCGCCTGGGTCGCTACATGATGTATGGCATTCGCGAGCATGAAATGGGCGCGGCCATGAATGGCGTGGCGCTCCATGGTGGCCTCATTCCCTATGGCGGCACCTTCATGGTCTTTACCGACTATGCCCGCCCTGCCATTCGCCTCTCGGCCCTGATGGAACAGCGCGTCATCTATGTCATGACCCATGACTCCATCGGCCTGGGAGAAGATGGCCCGACCCACCAGCCGGTCGAGCATCTCTCGGCCCTGCGCGCCATTCCCAATCTTCTGGTCTTCCGCCCGGCCGATGCCATGGAAACCGCCGAATGCTGGGAACTGGCCATGGAAAGCAAGAAGCATCCATCCATTCTCGCCCTTTCCCGCCAGAACCTGCCCGCTGTTCGCACCGAATATTCAGCCGAGAACAAATCCGCCAAGGGCGCCTACACCCTGGTCGGCCCCGTCGATGCCGATGCAGTGATCTTCGCCACCGGTTCGGAAGTGGCCATCGCCGTCGAGGCCCAGAAGGAACTGACCGAAAAGGGCATTTCCGCGCGCGTTGTTTCGGTGCCCTCCATGGAGCTCTTCGCCAAGCAGTCCGACGCCTATAAGGCCGAGGTGCTGGGTTCGGCCAAGGCCCGCGTGGCCGTGGAAGCCGGCATCGAAATGAGCTGGAACAAGCTCCTGGGCGACAAGGGCCGCTTCGTCGGCATGCACTCGTTCGGTGCCTCGGGTCCCATTGATGCGCTCTATGCCCACTTTGGGATTACGTCCAAGGCCGTTGTTGAAGCCGTCACCGCACAGTTGTAA
- the gap gene encoding type I glyceraldehyde-3-phosphate dehydrogenase: protein MAVRVAINGFGRIGRNVLRAIIESGRTDIEVVAINDLGPVETNAHLLRFDSVHGRFPHTVKVDGDTIDVGRGPIKVTAVRNPEELPHAAMGVDIALECTGIFTSKEKASAHLKAGAKKVIISAPGDGADKTIVYGINHASLTKDDVVISNASCTTNCLAPLAYVLHKEFGIEKGMMTTIHSYTGDQPTLDTMHKDLYRGRAAALSQIPTSTGAAKAIGLVLPELKGKLDGVSIRVPTPNVSCVDFKFIAKRDVTAEEINAAVKKYADGELKGVLGYTEFPNVSIDFNHDSHSSTMALDQTKVMDGNFVSVLSWYDNEWGFSNRMADTAVALGKTL, encoded by the coding sequence ATGGCAGTTCGCGTCGCCATCAATGGTTTTGGTCGTATCGGCCGCAATGTCCTCCGGGCCATCATCGAGTCGGGTCGCACCGATATCGAAGTGGTGGCCATCAACGATCTCGGCCCAGTCGAAACCAATGCTCACCTGCTGCGCTTCGACAGCGTGCATGGCCGTTTCCCGCACACCGTCAAGGTCGATGGCGACACCATCGACGTCGGTCGCGGCCCCATCAAGGTCACCGCTGTCCGCAATCCCGAAGAGTTGCCGCATGCTGCCATGGGCGTTGATATCGCGCTCGAATGCACCGGCATCTTCACCTCCAAGGAAAAGGCTTCGGCGCATTTGAAGGCCGGCGCCAAGAAGGTGATTATCTCCGCTCCCGGCGATGGCGCCGACAAGACCATCGTTTACGGCATCAATCATGCGTCCCTCACCAAGGACGACGTGGTGATCTCGAACGCCTCGTGCACCACCAACTGCCTGGCCCCGCTGGCCTATGTGCTGCACAAGGAATTCGGCATCGAAAAGGGAATGATGACCACCATCCATTCCTATACCGGTGACCAGCCGACCCTCGACACCATGCACAAGGATCTCTATCGCGGCCGCGCGGCTGCGCTCAGCCAGATCCCGACCTCGACCGGCGCTGCCAAGGCCATCGGCCTGGTCCTCCCCGAGCTGAAGGGCAAGCTCGACGGCGTCTCGATCCGCGTGCCGACCCCCAACGTCTCCTGCGTCGATTTCAAGTTCATCGCCAAGCGCGATGTGACGGCCGAAGAGATCAATGCTGCGGTCAAGAAGTACGCCGACGGCGAACTCAAGGGCGTGCTCGGCTATACCGAGTTCCCCAACGTGTCCATCGACTTCAACCACGACAGCCACTCCTCCACCATGGCTCTGGACCAGACCAAGGTGATGGATGGCAATTTCGTGTCGGTCCTCTCCTGGTACGACAATGAATGGGGCTTCTCCAACCGCATGGCCGACACCGCCGTGGCGCTGGGCAAGACCCTCTGA